A DNA window from Nitratidesulfovibrio sp. SRB-5 contains the following coding sequences:
- a CDS encoding TRAP transporter small permease has translation MTAGRTVASPPVPTAPDTGGGRGPGPAVTRALLAVAARCDAVARVWLAGVTLAMAGLLTVQVVFRYAFNNSLFWSEELGRALLVQLTFIGASVAWRGRAHIGMDALVARFSPQWAWRARLLVLCVCVAFFAAVAWHGARFALFLLPQQTAALGVSRAVVFVAVPVGGALLTLHGLADLLAHLWPGATGSDGVVGTGGAAMPCGVTDRDGGRAGDDPLLSSASPVASTSFRMPAAPAQDAPAREGR, from the coding sequence ATGACGGCTGGACGCACTGTCGCATCGCCCCCGGTGCCGACAGCGCCGGACACTGGCGGGGGCCGGGGGCCCGGCCCTGCCGTCACGCGGGCGCTGCTGGCCGTGGCCGCGCGCTGCGATGCCGTGGCCCGCGTCTGGCTGGCCGGGGTTACCCTGGCCATGGCCGGGCTGCTCACCGTGCAGGTGGTGTTTCGCTATGCCTTCAACAATTCGCTGTTCTGGTCGGAGGAACTGGGCCGCGCCCTGCTGGTGCAGCTGACCTTCATCGGCGCGTCGGTGGCGTGGCGGGGCCGGGCGCACATCGGCATGGACGCGCTGGTGGCGCGTTTTTCGCCGCAGTGGGCCTGGCGGGCGCGGCTGCTGGTGCTGTGCGTGTGCGTGGCCTTTTTCGCCGCCGTGGCCTGGCATGGCGCGCGGTTTGCCCTGTTCCTGCTGCCGCAGCAGACGGCGGCCCTTGGGGTATCGCGGGCCGTGGTCTTCGTGGCCGTGCCCGTGGGCGGCGCGCTGCTGACCCTGCACGGGCTGGCGGACCTGCTGGCCCATCTGTGGCCAGGCGCTACAGGCTCTGACGGCGTTGTCGGCACGGGCGGCGCAGCGATGCCGTGCGGTGTGACGGACCGGGACGGGGGCAGGGCCGGGGACGATCCGCTCCTGTCCTCCGCATCTCCCGTCGCGTCCACGTCCTTCAGGATGCCCGCCGCCCCCGCACAAGACGCCCCCGCGCGGGAGGGCCGCTGA
- a CDS encoding MerR family transcriptional regulator, whose amino-acid sequence MTEGNLTHRDLARLLGVSETTVKSYRRKFPDCIPVASQGKPIRFTAEAAAVSLRIRDLFEMGMSVEEVRARLAAEFAWIAPEAPSGGDRDDAESAEPAAPPQPARVELPQDFTLAVSNLAKSMVGLTQQQNAILKRVQHIETLLTALAPASGDGGAPGSTGLQGRPAWLDEARALAARFESLLGVVAGSEGGDTGHSAPVGTPRTASAAPATSAPVTPEPTVTSTVTSTLTSGDEATVSAPEAEAAAPAPTGPSAPTGPSGGRVVPFPGGMAAPASDAPTPPDPAFLAPQDPPRHLLALPLVVQSPQGEFLGVAGRARGRFCINDLKAMLAFAFQPPDHYVLRSEPTEDGGWWLTLEQPQAEAPYDVVLLVDESVTPRGNQVAVVRRYVANGVESHPTEIYGFLRAVQG is encoded by the coding sequence ATGACCGAAGGCAACCTGACCCATCGCGACCTCGCCCGCCTGCTGGGCGTTTCCGAAACCACGGTCAAAAGCTACCGCCGCAAGTTTCCGGACTGCATCCCCGTGGCCAGCCAGGGCAAGCCCATCCGCTTCACGGCGGAGGCGGCGGCAGTGTCGCTGCGCATCCGCGACCTGTTCGAGATGGGCATGTCGGTGGAAGAGGTGCGGGCCCGCCTGGCCGCCGAATTCGCGTGGATAGCGCCGGAAGCCCCGTCCGGCGGCGACCGGGACGACGCGGAATCCGCAGAGCCCGCCGCCCCGCCGCAGCCCGCGCGGGTGGAACTGCCGCAGGACTTCACCCTGGCCGTGAGCAACCTGGCGAAAAGCATGGTGGGGCTGACCCAGCAGCAGAACGCCATCCTGAAGCGGGTGCAGCACATCGAGACCCTGCTCACCGCGCTGGCCCCCGCTTCCGGCGATGGAGGCGCACCGGGTTCGACCGGCCTGCAGGGCCGCCCCGCCTGGCTGGACGAGGCGCGGGCCCTGGCCGCGCGCTTCGAGTCCCTGCTGGGCGTCGTGGCCGGTTCCGAGGGCGGCGACACGGGGCACTCCGCCCCCGTGGGCACGCCCCGTACCGCGTCCGCCGCTCCCGCAACGTCGGCCCCGGTCACACCGGAGCCCACCGTGACGTCCACCGTGACGTCCACCCTGACATCCGGCGACGAGGCCACCGTCAGCGCGCCCGAGGCAGAAGCCGCCGCCCCAGCCCCGACTGGCCCGTCTGCACCGACTGGCCCGTCTGGCGGTCGGGTGGTGCCCTTCCCCGGCGGCATGGCCGCCCCGGCGTCCGATGCCCCCACCCCGCCGGACCCCGCCTTTCTCGCGCCGCAGGACCCGCCGCGCCACCTGCTGGCCCTGCCGCTGGTGGTGCAGTCGCCCCAGGGCGAATTCCTGGGCGTGGCCGGGCGGGCGCGGGGCCGGTTCTGCATCAACGACCTGAAGGCCATGCTGGCCTTCGCCTTCCAGCCGCCGGACCATTACGTCCTGCGCAGCGAACCGACCGAGGACGGCGGATGGTGGCTGACCCTGGAACAGCCCCAAGCCGAAGCTCCGTACGACGTGGTGCTGCTGGTGGACGAATCGGTCACCCCGCGCGGCAACCAGGTGGCCGTGGTGCGCCGCTACGTGGCCAACGGCGTGGAAAGCCACCCCACGGAAATCTACGGCTTCCTGCGCGCGGTGCAGGGCTAG
- a CDS encoding ATP-binding protein has protein sequence MMKQYSLRKRLVVGTWLLLIVALLPPYLYFDKTLRRDVLLEAKARAAEDVDTTYWLLREHPRFPSYRHLNAWVTELSRRTGTRITYIVDGHVLADSDVPFERLSTLEDHANRPEVVEARTGALGTDVRFSATLGKDLIYAARKVDGIAGLDPGTLRLALPLSVVHDRLDRMEKGLVWAFLFSLMASGALGLVVTRPLLRGMETMAMAAQAIGQGEYGRRIRDIPGRELRPLAHAINGMAHNIEQHLHQLNEQKGRLEAVFNGMHEGVMVLDAAGRIESMNRALTAMFTGIGNKLGATPLEATMKPELQRMVDEMLVSPNARGTSMQTDLGEGRAFEISLVPFRDASGQRMVLVFHDISEREKLERIRRDFVANVSHELKTPLTSIKGYAETLLEAPPASRDQMSAFLRTILKNANHMTKMVNSLLVLARSEHKGDKVALTGVDAAEVLRQTVRELEPVALRKEITLENGVGATPLVVLADRDGLVEVFRNLLDNAIKYSPPQTRVAVSATAADGRVTLCVSDQGPGIPEKSRERIFERFYRLDRDGDGTKNGSAGLGLAICRRIVMSHGGDIWVESPLDAATRTGAAFFVMLFSPRPEDEGLDGNGAGLDGGGADGTDADDAGPNDDGQDGDRGTPTVLHAAAPAPVSAPEADASGPGVPHDAGTDGPGGPPRSA, from the coding sequence ATGATGAAACAGTACTCCCTGCGCAAACGGCTCGTCGTGGGCACCTGGCTGCTGCTGATCGTGGCGCTGCTGCCGCCCTATCTCTATTTCGACAAGACCCTGCGCCGCGACGTGCTGCTGGAGGCCAAGGCCCGCGCCGCCGAAGACGTGGACACCACCTACTGGCTGTTGCGCGAGCACCCGCGCTTTCCGTCATACCGGCACCTCAATGCCTGGGTCACGGAACTCTCGCGCCGCACCGGCACCCGCATCACCTACATCGTGGATGGCCACGTGCTGGCCGATTCCGACGTGCCCTTCGAACGTCTGTCCACGCTGGAGGACCACGCCAACCGGCCGGAGGTGGTGGAGGCCCGCACCGGCGCGCTGGGCACCGACGTGCGCTTCAGCGCCACCCTGGGCAAGGATTTGATCTACGCCGCCCGCAAGGTGGACGGCATAGCCGGGCTGGACCCCGGCACCCTGCGCCTGGCCCTGCCCCTGTCGGTGGTGCACGACCGGCTGGACCGCATGGAAAAGGGGCTGGTGTGGGCCTTCCTGTTCTCGCTCATGGCCAGCGGCGCGCTGGGCCTGGTGGTCACGCGGCCCCTGCTGCGCGGCATGGAAACCATGGCCATGGCGGCCCAGGCCATCGGCCAGGGCGAATACGGGCGCCGCATCCGCGACATACCGGGCCGCGAACTACGCCCCCTGGCCCATGCCATCAACGGCATGGCCCACAACATAGAGCAGCACCTGCACCAGTTGAACGAGCAAAAAGGACGGCTGGAGGCCGTGTTCAACGGCATGCACGAAGGGGTCATGGTGCTGGACGCCGCCGGGCGCATCGAATCCATGAACCGCGCGCTCACCGCCATGTTCACCGGCATTGGCAACAAGCTGGGGGCCACCCCGCTGGAAGCCACCATGAAGCCGGAACTGCAGCGCATGGTGGACGAAATGCTGGTTTCGCCCAACGCGCGCGGCACCAGCATGCAGACCGACCTGGGAGAGGGCCGCGCCTTCGAGATTTCGCTGGTGCCCTTCCGCGATGCCTCTGGCCAGCGCATGGTGCTGGTGTTCCACGACATCAGCGAGCGCGAAAAGCTGGAACGCATCCGCCGCGACTTCGTGGCCAACGTCTCGCACGAACTCAAGACCCCGCTCACCAGCATCAAGGGCTACGCGGAAACGCTGCTGGAGGCGCCGCCCGCCTCGCGCGACCAGATGTCCGCCTTTTTGCGCACCATCCTCAAGAACGCCAACCACATGACCAAGATGGTCAACAGCCTGCTGGTGCTGGCCCGCTCGGAGCACAAGGGCGACAAGGTGGCCCTGACCGGCGTGGACGCTGCGGAAGTGCTGCGCCAGACCGTGCGCGAACTGGAGCCGGTGGCCTTGCGCAAGGAAATCACGCTGGAAAACGGCGTGGGGGCGACCCCGCTGGTGGTGCTGGCCGACCGCGACGGGCTGGTGGAGGTGTTCCGCAACCTGCTGGACAACGCCATCAAGTACAGCCCCCCGCAGACGCGGGTGGCCGTTTCCGCCACCGCCGCCGACGGCAGGGTGACCCTGTGCGTGAGCGATCAGGGGCCGGGCATTCCGGAAAAGAGCCGCGAACGCATCTTCGAACGATTCTACCGCCTGGACCGCGACGGCGACGGCACCAAGAACGGCAGTGCGGGCCTGGGTCTGGCCATCTGCCGCCGCATCGTCATGAGCCACGGCGGCGACATCTGGGTGGAAAGCCCGCTGGATGCCGCCACCCGCACCGGGGCCGCCTTCTTCGTGATGCTGTTCTCCCCCCGGCCAGAAGACGAGGGGCTGGACGGCAACGGTGCCGGGCTGGATGGTGGAGGTGCGGACGGTACTGATGCGGATGATGCCGGACCAAATGATGATGGTCAGGACGGCGACCGAGGCACCCCGACAGTGCTGCACGCCGCTGCCCCCGCGCCCGTGTCCGCGCCCGAGGCAGACGCATCCGGACCGGGTGTGCCGCACGACGCGGGAACGGACGGCCCGGGCGGACCGCCGCGCAGCGCGTGA
- a CDS encoding TRAP transporter substrate-binding protein — protein sequence MHRRFRTSGQPSPLRLSRPLSFAGACRRGRALAASLGLMLACLAAILPGWPRTASAATELTLAVVTTPGSAQHVCAERFRQLLEERSHGAYRVVVHHSGTLGTETEILQQLQLGGVQLAIITLGVLDPFVPEVKVLDYPFLFRDAAEADRVLDGAAGRALLDALERVGLKGLHFSENGFRHLTNNVRPVRSVDDVRGLKIRVLESTLHRELWRALGANPTPMGWPIYAELQQGTIDGQENPLWVMAEYRMPEVQKYLSLTGHVYSAHADLANLAWFNGLPPAERTLVMQCMADAATYQRAYNRQKDADYLRRLREAGMQVVDAPDLASFRARADALRQSALFSEPRTRDMLARVLAAVGRQGAE from the coding sequence ATGCACCGTCGTTTTCGCACTTCCGGTCAGCCCAGTCCCCTCCGTCTTTCCCGCCCGCTGTCGTTCGCCGGGGCCTGCCGCCGGGGGCGCGCCCTTGCGGCGTCCCTTGGGCTGATGCTGGCCTGTCTGGCGGCCATCCTGCCCGGATGGCCCCGCACCGCCAGCGCGGCTACGGAACTGACCCTGGCCGTGGTGACCACCCCCGGCTCGGCCCAGCACGTCTGCGCCGAGCGGTTCCGGCAGTTGCTGGAGGAACGCTCGCACGGGGCGTACCGGGTGGTGGTGCACCATTCCGGCACCCTGGGCACCGAGACGGAAATCCTGCAACAATTGCAACTGGGCGGCGTGCAGTTGGCCATCATCACCCTGGGCGTGCTTGATCCGTTCGTGCCCGAGGTGAAGGTGCTGGACTACCCCTTTCTGTTCCGCGACGCGGCAGAGGCCGACCGCGTGCTGGACGGGGCGGCGGGAAGGGCGCTGCTGGATGCGCTGGAACGGGTGGGTCTGAAGGGGCTGCACTTTTCCGAGAACGGCTTCCGCCACCTGACCAACAACGTGCGCCCGGTGCGCAGCGTGGACGACGTGCGCGGGCTGAAGATCCGCGTGCTGGAATCGACTCTGCACCGCGAGCTGTGGCGCGCCCTTGGCGCCAACCCCACGCCCATGGGCTGGCCCATCTACGCCGAATTGCAGCAGGGCACCATCGACGGGCAGGAAAACCCCCTGTGGGTCATGGCGGAATACCGCATGCCAGAGGTGCAGAAATACCTTTCACTGACCGGGCACGTGTATTCCGCCCACGCGGACCTGGCCAACCTGGCATGGTTCAACGGGCTGCCCCCGGCGGAACGCACGCTGGTCATGCAGTGCATGGCAGACGCCGCCACGTACCAGCGGGCCTACAACCGCCAGAAGGACGCCGACTACCTGCGCCGCCTGCGCGAGGCGGGCATGCAGGTGGTGGACGCGCCGGACCTGGCCTCGTTCCGCGCCCGCGCCGATGCGCTGCGCCAGAGCGCCCTGTTTTCCGAACCGCGCACCCGCGACATGCTGGCCCGCGTGCTGGCGGCGGTGGGGCGCCAGGGGGCGGAATGA
- a CDS encoding GGDEF domain-containing protein, which translates to MNLPSTSLRVRLVLAFALLILALSLVLSLLAGFRSGQQVRAQIGDVLAETAWQMADKLDRSMWARRGEINILAELDALRRPADPQAIGRLLDRLQTSLPVFSWVGFTDATGRVLASTGRILEGADISARPVFSMGSRRPFVGDVHDAVLLAKLLPNPTGEPMKFVDISVPVATPDGRLAGVLAAHLSWEWARQIERTIFQSLRVDQGIDLFVVAADNTVLLGSSPAPGTPLSLDAVARARAGAMGWSVERWPDGKDYLTGYATGNGFEDYPGLGWTVLARQPLATAHAPARALERDVLAAGLLMGLLFAVIGWFVAGPVAHPLHRLTQAADRLRNGEDTEIPELRGVREIEVLSASLRGMVDALTRKQHALDRMEAMALHDKLTGLPNRRALEQHLAHAMGQPRRSGRTLALLFMDLDGFKAVNDTLGHQMGDALLRQVAERLRCCLRDDDVVARLGGDEFVMVLPGPKDQPRDGAMLVAGRVIASLNAPFDVEGNEVRVGCSVGGAVWPDDEDDVSATLHLADAALYTAKRTGKNRCVFHGPDSA; encoded by the coding sequence ATGAATCTCCCCTCCACCAGCCTCCGCGTCCGGCTCGTGCTGGCCTTTGCCCTGCTCATCCTTGCCCTGTCGCTGGTCCTTTCCCTGCTGGCGGGTTTCCGCTCCGGGCAGCAGGTGCGCGCCCAGATCGGCGACGTGCTGGCCGAAACCGCCTGGCAGATGGCCGACAAACTGGACCGGTCCATGTGGGCCCGGCGCGGCGAAATCAACATCCTGGCCGAACTGGACGCCCTGCGCCGCCCGGCGGACCCGCAGGCCATCGGGCGCCTGCTGGACCGGCTGCAAACGTCCCTGCCCGTCTTCTCGTGGGTCGGCTTTACCGATGCCACGGGCCGGGTGCTTGCTTCCACCGGGCGCATCCTGGAAGGGGCGGACATTTCCGCGCGGCCCGTCTTTTCCATGGGCAGCAGGCGCCCCTTCGTGGGCGACGTGCACGATGCGGTGCTGCTGGCCAAACTGCTTCCCAATCCCACGGGCGAACCCATGAAATTCGTGGACATCAGCGTGCCCGTGGCCACGCCCGACGGACGCCTGGCCGGGGTGCTGGCCGCGCACCTGAGCTGGGAATGGGCCCGCCAGATAGAGCGCACCATCTTCCAGTCGTTGCGGGTGGATCAGGGCATCGACCTGTTTGTCGTCGCCGCCGACAATACGGTGCTGCTGGGTTCATCGCCCGCGCCGGGCACGCCCCTGTCGCTCGACGCCGTGGCCCGCGCCCGTGCCGGTGCCATGGGGTGGAGCGTGGAACGCTGGCCCGACGGCAAGGACTACCTGACCGGCTACGCCACGGGCAACGGCTTCGAGGATTACCCGGGCCTCGGCTGGACGGTGCTGGCCCGCCAGCCCCTGGCCACGGCCCATGCCCCGGCTCGGGCGCTGGAACGCGACGTGCTGGCGGCGGGCCTGCTGATGGGCCTGCTGTTCGCGGTCATCGGCTGGTTCGTGGCCGGGCCGGTTGCGCACCCGCTGCACCGCCTGACCCAGGCCGCCGACCGGCTGCGCAACGGCGAGGACACGGAGATACCCGAACTGCGCGGCGTGCGTGAAATCGAGGTGTTGTCCGCCTCGCTGCGGGGCATGGTGGACGCCCTGACCCGCAAGCAGCACGCCCTGGACCGCATGGAGGCCATGGCCCTGCACGACAAGCTCACCGGGTTGCCCAACCGCCGCGCTCTGGAACAGCACCTTGCCCACGCCATGGGCCAGCCCCGCCGGAGTGGCCGGACGCTGGCGCTGCTGTTCATGGACCTTGACGGATTCAAGGCAGTCAACGACACACTTGGACATCAGATGGGTGACGCGCTGTTGCGGCAGGTGGCCGAACGGCTGCGTTGCTGCCTGCGCGATGACGACGTGGTGGCCCGGCTGGGCGGCGACGAATTCGTCATGGTGCTGCCTGGTCCGAAGGACCAACCCCGCGACGGCGCCATGCTTGTGGCCGGACGGGTGATCGCGTCGCTCAACGCGCCCTTCGACGTCGAAGGCAACGAGGTGCGCGTGGGGTGTTCCGTGGGCGGTGCCGTGTGGCCCGACGACGAGGACGATGTCTCCGCGACCCTGCATCTGGCGGATGCGGCCCTGTACACGGCCAAGCGCACCGGCAAGAACCGCTGCGTCTTTCACGGCCCGGACAGCGCCTGA